A window of Longispora fulva contains these coding sequences:
- a CDS encoding oxidoreductase, with amino-acid sequence MRARWNVTHIPHQAGRTIVVTGANSGLGYVTTRELARHGGHLIMAVRNVAAGRAARAALLAEVPDAAVDVRHLDLADLDSVRAFADTVERVDVLVNNAGIMMPPRALTPQGHESQFGTNHLGHFALTGLLLGRLRAGRDARVVTVSSSLHRRGAIFWDDLTGARRYSPTAYYAQSKFANVLFGLELDRRLRAAGDAVLSVLAHPGYAATNLQSTGPTGWLRRAMRVSNAVMAQDVATGALSQLYAASDPGAVGGMFIGPAGLGEMRGFPKVVRPVASALSLEEAARLWTVSEELTGVAV; translated from the coding sequence ATGAGGGCTCGTTGGAACGTCACACACATCCCCCACCAGGCCGGCCGGACCATCGTCGTCACCGGCGCCAACAGCGGCCTGGGCTACGTCACCACCCGCGAACTCGCCCGCCACGGCGGCCACCTGATCATGGCCGTCCGCAACGTGGCCGCCGGCAGGGCCGCGCGCGCCGCCCTGCTCGCCGAGGTCCCCGACGCCGCCGTCGACGTGCGCCATCTGGATCTGGCCGACTTGGACTCGGTGCGCGCCTTCGCCGACACCGTGGAGCGCGTCGACGTGCTGGTCAACAATGCCGGCATCATGATGCCGCCGCGCGCGTTGACCCCGCAGGGGCATGAGTCGCAGTTCGGCACGAACCATCTGGGGCACTTCGCGTTGACGGGGTTGTTGCTGGGCCGGTTGCGGGCGGGCCGTGACGCGCGGGTGGTGACGGTCAGTTCGTCCCTGCACCGGCGGGGCGCGATCTTCTGGGACGACCTGACGGGTGCGCGCCGTTACTCCCCGACGGCGTACTACGCGCAGTCGAAGTTCGCGAATGTGCTGTTCGGGTTGGAGTTGGACCGGCGGTTGCGTGCGGCGGGGGATGCGGTGCTCAGTGTGTTGGCTCATCCGGGGTATGCGGCGACGAATCTGCAGTCAACGGGGCCGACGGGGTGGTTGCGGCGGGCGATGCGGGTGTCGAACGCGGTGATGGCGCAGGATGTGGCGACGGGTGCGTTGAGCCAGTTGTACGCGGCGAGTGATCCGGGGGCGGTGGGTGGGATGTTCATCGGCCCGGCGGGTCTGGGGGAGATGCGGGGGTTTCCGAAGGTGGTGCGGCCGGTGGCTTCGGCTTTGTCGCTGGAGGAGGCGGCGCGTTTGTGGACGGTGTCGGAGGAGTTGACCGGCGTCGCGGTGTGA
- the tsaD gene encoding tRNA (adenosine(37)-N6)-threonylcarbamoyltransferase complex transferase subunit TsaD — MPLILGIETSCDETGAGLVRDGVLLGDALASSVDEHARFGGVVPEIAARAHLEAVRPIVQRAVDAAGVRFADIDAVAVTAGPGLATAVQVGLAAGKAYALALGVPLYGVHHLAGHAAVDVLEHGPLPARCVALIVSGGHTSILLLGDLARDPIVHLGDTVDDAAGEAFDKVARLLGLPYPGGPVIDRIARDGDPAAIDFPRPMTGPKDPPYGFSFSGLKTAVARWVERHEGPLPVADVAASFQEAVADTLTRKALRACAEHGADTLLMVGGVAANSRVRALAEERCRAAGVTLRVPSIRLCTDNGAMIAAVGDLVVRAGAPAADLSLGAQPSAVLTGALVTGPWR; from the coding sequence GTGCCGCTGATCCTGGGCATCGAGACGTCCTGCGACGAGACGGGCGCCGGCCTGGTCCGTGACGGGGTGCTCCTCGGTGACGCCCTGGCGTCCAGCGTCGACGAGCACGCCCGGTTCGGCGGGGTGGTGCCGGAGATCGCGGCGCGCGCGCACCTGGAGGCGGTGCGCCCCATCGTGCAGCGCGCGGTGGACGCGGCCGGGGTGCGTTTCGCCGACATCGACGCGGTGGCGGTGACGGCCGGGCCGGGGCTGGCGACGGCCGTGCAGGTCGGGCTGGCGGCGGGCAAGGCGTACGCGCTGGCGCTGGGGGTGCCGCTGTACGGGGTGCACCACCTCGCCGGGCACGCCGCCGTGGACGTGCTCGAACACGGGCCGCTACCGGCGAGGTGCGTGGCGTTGATCGTGTCGGGTGGGCACACGTCGATCCTGCTGCTGGGCGACCTGGCGCGTGATCCGATCGTGCACCTCGGTGACACGGTCGACGACGCGGCCGGGGAGGCGTTCGACAAGGTGGCGCGCCTTTTGGGCCTGCCGTACCCGGGTGGGCCGGTCATCGACCGCATCGCCCGCGACGGCGATCCGGCGGCGATCGACTTCCCGCGGCCGATGACCGGTCCGAAGGATCCGCCGTACGGGTTCTCCTTCTCCGGGCTCAAGACGGCCGTGGCCCGCTGGGTGGAGCGGCACGAGGGCCCGCTGCCGGTGGCGGACGTGGCGGCCAGTTTCCAGGAGGCCGTGGCCGACACGTTGACCCGCAAGGCGTTGCGGGCGTGCGCGGAGCACGGCGCGGACACGCTGCTGATGGTCGGCGGGGTGGCGGCCAACAGCCGGGTTCGGGCCCTGGCCGAGGAGCGTTGCCGGGCCGCCGGGGTCACGTTGCGGGTCCCGTCGATCCGGCTGTGCACGGACAACGGGGCCATGATCGCCGCCGTCGGGGACCTGGTGGTGCGGGCCGGCGCGCCGGCGGCCGACCTGTCGTTGGGGGCGCAGCCGTCGGCGGTGCTGACCGGGGCCCTGGTCACCGGGCCGTGGCGCTGA
- a CDS encoding GNAT family N-acetyltransferase — protein sequence MIVRPETPRDGGAIHRVHVAAFGDTDEADLVNALRASEAWIDGLSWVADDNGLVIAHALISRVEIDEAPALSLAPVSVLPERQRQGHGTAVIRAALDAARATGLPLVVVLGDPAYYRRLGFQPAADYHLSAPWPGVADAFQVLLLPSYAGQPQGKVSYPVPFKEM from the coding sequence ATGATCGTTCGCCCCGAGACGCCGCGCGACGGCGGCGCCATCCACCGGGTACACGTCGCGGCCTTCGGCGACACCGACGAAGCCGACCTCGTCAACGCCCTCCGCGCCAGCGAAGCGTGGATCGACGGACTGTCCTGGGTCGCCGACGACAACGGACTCGTCATCGCCCACGCCCTCATCAGCCGGGTCGAGATCGACGAGGCCCCGGCCCTCAGCCTCGCCCCCGTCTCCGTGCTCCCCGAACGCCAACGCCAGGGACACGGCACTGCCGTCATCCGCGCGGCCCTCGACGCGGCCAGAGCCACCGGACTCCCCCTCGTCGTCGTCCTCGGCGACCCCGCCTACTACCGGCGCCTGGGCTTCCAACCCGCCGCCGACTACCACCTCAGCGCACCCTGGCCCGGCGTCGCCGACGCCTTCCAGGTCCTCCTCCTGCCCTCCTACGCCGGACAACCCCAGGGCAAGGTCAGCTACCCGGTGCCCTTCAAGGAGATGTGA
- a CDS encoding TetR family transcriptional regulator — MRNLADRKRQLVRDEIAEAALKLLAHHGFDDTTIEHIAAAAGVSKRTFFRYFPAKEDVILDVVGELGELARDTLATSPTDEPPATSLRRALGRYVDAIADGEHKALLLTRLILGTPALRARYLDRQLAAQDDIASVLTTRGMPQPRAAVVAAVAFAAYQTAVRRWADLDGTPPLTDLVDQAFALVKDSLA; from the coding sequence GTGAGAAACCTCGCCGACCGCAAACGCCAACTCGTCCGCGACGAAATCGCCGAGGCCGCCCTCAAACTCCTCGCCCACCACGGCTTCGACGACACCACCATCGAACACATCGCCGCAGCCGCCGGCGTCTCCAAACGCACCTTCTTCCGGTACTTCCCCGCGAAAGAGGACGTCATCCTCGACGTCGTCGGCGAACTCGGCGAACTCGCCCGCGACACCCTCGCCACCAGCCCCACCGACGAGCCCCCCGCCACCTCCCTGCGCCGCGCCCTCGGCCGCTACGTCGACGCCATCGCCGACGGCGAACACAAAGCCCTCCTCCTCACCCGCCTCATCCTGGGCACCCCAGCCCTGCGCGCCCGCTACCTCGACCGGCAACTCGCCGCCCAGGACGACATCGCCTCCGTCCTCACCACCCGCGGCATGCCCCAACCCCGCGCCGCCGTCGTCGCCGCCGTCGCGTTCGCCGCCTACCAGACAGCCGTCCGCCGCTGGGCTGACCTCGACGGCACCCCACCCCTCACCGACCTTGTCGATCAGGCCTTCGCGCTGGTCAAGGACTCGCTAGCGTAG
- a CDS encoding S1 family peptidase — MKRTRTTMAVVAMTAGVVSAMNLPALAGPAPLTGPSSSIAPEVYGAVQRDLGISPDQVAARFRLEEQASRIEPVLRRQLGPDFGGGFLTPDGTAYHVGVLDDAGAAKARALGARPVTVTRTEQQLDAIRDRLGTLLHDTDVPYWYTDVTTNTVVVKAHPAAVARTRALITTAGVEALAVRVVETTEAPRPLIDVVGGNAYYIGSGTRCSVGFSVTTGFVTAGHCGRPGSTTSQPSGTFQGSSFPGNDYAWVRVAAGNTPRGLVNNYNGGAVSVAGSAEAPVGSSICRSGSTTGWHCGTIQARNASVTYPEGTIYGLIQTNVCAEPGDSGGSAITGSQAQGVTSGGSGNCRSGGTTFFQPVNEILQTYGLTLLTSGPQPTPTSGPGGCTGYSGTVPAGGSVVEPNDSYYQSTEAGTHSSCLRGPAGTDFDLALQKWTGNAWSQVAISDSPSNAEQITYRGTAGYYRYVVTAYAGSGSYTMSITRPA; from the coding sequence ATGAAACGCACACGCACGACCATGGCCGTGGTGGCCATGACGGCGGGAGTCGTCTCCGCCATGAACCTCCCGGCGCTCGCCGGCCCCGCACCCCTCACCGGGCCGTCCAGCTCCATCGCACCCGAGGTGTACGGCGCGGTCCAACGCGACCTGGGCATCAGCCCCGACCAGGTGGCCGCACGCTTCCGCCTCGAGGAGCAGGCCTCCCGGATCGAACCCGTGCTCCGCCGCCAACTCGGCCCCGACTTCGGCGGCGGCTTCCTCACCCCCGACGGCACCGCCTACCACGTCGGCGTCCTCGACGACGCCGGCGCAGCCAAAGCCCGCGCGCTCGGGGCGCGACCGGTCACCGTGACCCGCACCGAACAGCAGCTCGACGCGATCCGCGACCGGCTCGGCACGCTCCTGCACGACACCGACGTGCCGTACTGGTACACCGACGTCACCACCAACACCGTCGTCGTCAAGGCGCACCCCGCGGCGGTGGCGCGGACCCGGGCACTGATCACGACCGCCGGCGTGGAGGCCTTGGCGGTCAGGGTCGTGGAGACCACCGAAGCCCCCCGGCCGCTGATCGACGTGGTGGGCGGCAACGCGTACTACATCGGCTCCGGCACCCGCTGCTCCGTCGGCTTCTCGGTCACCACGGGCTTCGTCACCGCCGGGCACTGCGGCCGGCCCGGCTCGACGACCAGCCAGCCGAGCGGCACGTTCCAGGGCTCCTCGTTCCCCGGCAACGACTACGCCTGGGTACGCGTCGCGGCGGGCAACACGCCCCGCGGCCTGGTCAACAACTACAACGGTGGAGCCGTCAGCGTCGCCGGCTCCGCCGAGGCCCCCGTCGGCTCCTCGATCTGCCGGTCAGGGTCGACGACCGGCTGGCACTGCGGGACCATCCAGGCCCGCAACGCGTCGGTCACCTACCCCGAGGGCACCATCTACGGCCTGATCCAGACGAACGTGTGCGCCGAACCCGGCGACTCGGGCGGCTCGGCGATCACCGGCAGCCAGGCCCAGGGCGTCACCTCGGGCGGATCGGGCAACTGCAGGTCCGGCGGCACGACGTTCTTCCAACCCGTCAACGAGATCCTGCAGACCTACGGCCTGACCCTCCTCACGTCCGGCCCCCAGCCGACACCGACCAGCGGTCCCGGCGGCTGCACCGGCTACAGCGGCACCGTGCCCGCCGGGGGCAGCGTCGTGGAACCGAACGACAGCTACTACCAGTCCACGGAGGCCGGCACCCACTCCAGCTGCCTGCGCGGCCCCGCCGGCACCGACTTCGACCTCGCACTGCAGAAGTGGACCGGGAACGCGTGGTCGCAGGTCGCGATCTCCGACAGCCCGTCCAACGCCGAGCAGATCACCTACCGGGGCACCGCCGGCTACTACCGGTACGTGGTCACGGCCTACGCGGGGTCAGGCTCCTACACCATGAGCATCACCAGGCCCGCGTAA
- a CDS encoding endonuclease, whose product MVVNRFGRPGPRWTAAVLAFVVTAGLAVIAGTASAASSMTVATALATQNGQTATVVGYVVGEPTATNTVLRSTFTGDTAIAIADTASETGTPRMLYIQVTTSYRGTFGLRTNPNLMGRSVTVTGTLTAYFTHGGLKNPTSMALTGAPPTQPPTPTATPTPIPTPTGGPYDATYYRDAVGKTGPGLRGALHTIIKAQTKVTYDQVWDALKSTDQDPANPNNVILIYTGQSISKARNGSGVDDWNREHVWAKSHGDFGTATGPGTDLHHLRPCDVSVNSTRGNKDFDNGGSQVTEAPGNYTDADSWEPRDADKGDVARMIMYMAIRYEGEDGWPDLEMNQSVTNGTAPYIGKLSVLLQWNMSDPPSAFEKNRNQVIYDSWQGNRNPFIDHPEWATAIWG is encoded by the coding sequence ATGGTAGTCAATAGATTCGGGCGGCCGGGTCCTCGCTGGACGGCCGCAGTCCTGGCGTTCGTGGTCACCGCCGGCCTCGCGGTGATCGCGGGCACGGCCTCGGCCGCATCGAGCATGACCGTCGCGACCGCCCTGGCCACGCAGAACGGCCAGACGGCCACCGTCGTCGGCTACGTCGTGGGGGAACCGACCGCCACGAACACCGTGCTGCGGTCCACCTTCACCGGCGACACCGCCATCGCGATCGCCGACACGGCGTCAGAGACCGGCACGCCGCGCATGCTCTACATCCAGGTGACCACCAGCTACCGCGGCACCTTCGGCCTGCGAACGAATCCGAACCTGATGGGCCGGTCCGTCACCGTCACCGGCACCCTGACGGCGTACTTCACCCACGGCGGGCTCAAGAACCCGACATCGATGGCCCTGACCGGCGCGCCGCCGACCCAGCCGCCGACACCCACCGCCACCCCGACGCCCATCCCGACGCCGACCGGCGGCCCGTACGACGCGACCTACTACCGCGACGCCGTCGGCAAGACGGGCCCCGGCCTGCGCGGCGCTCTGCACACCATCATCAAGGCGCAGACGAAGGTCACCTACGACCAGGTCTGGGACGCCCTCAAGTCGACCGACCAGGACCCGGCCAACCCCAACAACGTCATCCTGATCTACACCGGACAGAGCATCAGCAAGGCGCGGAACGGCAGCGGCGTCGATGACTGGAACCGCGAGCACGTCTGGGCCAAGTCGCACGGCGATTTCGGCACCGCGACCGGGCCCGGCACCGACCTCCACCATCTGCGCCCCTGCGATGTCTCGGTCAACTCCACCCGGGGCAACAAGGACTTCGACAACGGCGGCAGTCAGGTCACCGAAGCGCCCGGCAACTACACCGACGCCGACTCGTGGGAACCGCGCGACGCCGACAAGGGCGACGTCGCCCGCATGATCATGTACATGGCCATCCGGTACGAAGGCGAAGACGGCTGGCCCGACCTCGAGATGAACCAGTCCGTCACCAACGGCACCGCGCCCTACATCGGCAAACTGTCGGTGCTGCTGCAGTGGAACATGTCCGACCCGCCATCGGCGTTCGAGAAGAACCGCAACCAGGTGATCTACGACAGCTGGCAGGGCAACCGCAACCCGTTCATCGACCACCCGGAATGGGCGACCGCGATCTGGGGGTAG
- the def gene encoding peptide deformylase: MTNSEGTARRITYYGEAVLHKPCQPVTEFNSELKALIEDMFASMYEANGVGLAANQIGVDARVFVVDCPDASEEHVVAHIVNPVLELPPPPRELVTEGEGCLSVPGQYAELGRPGVATVTGFDMDGKPITIVGTGLLARCLQHEVDHLDGTLYVDRLPAAQRKEILAAAGLGN, from the coding sequence ATGACAAACTCCGAGGGCACGGCGCGGCGCATCACCTATTACGGCGAGGCCGTCCTACACAAGCCCTGCCAGCCCGTGACCGAGTTCAACTCCGAGCTCAAGGCCCTGATCGAGGACATGTTCGCCAGCATGTACGAGGCGAACGGGGTGGGCCTTGCGGCCAACCAGATCGGGGTGGACGCGAGGGTGTTTGTCGTCGACTGCCCCGACGCGTCCGAGGAACACGTCGTCGCGCACATCGTCAACCCGGTGCTGGAGCTCCCGCCGCCGCCGCGCGAGCTGGTCACCGAGGGCGAGGGTTGCCTGTCGGTGCCGGGCCAGTACGCGGAGCTGGGCCGCCCCGGCGTGGCCACGGTCACAGGTTTCGACATGGACGGCAAGCCGATCACGATCGTCGGCACGGGCCTGCTGGCCCGCTGTCTGCAGCACGAGGTGGACCACCTCGACGGCACCTTGTACGTGGACCGCCTGCCGGCGGCGCAGCGCAAGGAAATCCTCGCCGCCGCCGGTCTGGGCAACTAG
- a CDS encoding VOC family protein yields MADTFPPGAPNWADLGSTDVPGAVAFYTTLFGWTAEDMGPEAGGYHVLRLDGAQVGGLGPATDPTRGTSWVVYFATDDVDATSAKVASAGGTVVVEPMDVMDLGRMAVYTDPAGAYFSAWQPGTHRGWEATAVAGAVGWSELSTTDLDGVKPFYAAVLPVSLRDIGDDVTQMPYTLLEVGGQAVAGAMGSADGTSRWGVYFNVDDVDATADAAVAAGATELFRQDSPAGRMAGLVDPQGGVFSIITPDPDFRP; encoded by the coding sequence ATGGCAGACACCTTCCCGCCGGGCGCCCCCAACTGGGCGGACCTCGGCAGCACAGACGTACCCGGCGCCGTCGCTTTCTACACCACCCTGTTCGGCTGGACGGCTGAGGACATGGGCCCGGAGGCCGGCGGTTATCACGTACTGCGCCTCGACGGCGCGCAGGTCGGCGGCCTGGGCCCCGCCACCGACCCGACCCGCGGCACGTCGTGGGTGGTGTATTTCGCCACCGACGACGTCGACGCGACCTCCGCGAAGGTCGCCTCCGCCGGCGGCACCGTCGTCGTCGAGCCGATGGACGTGATGGACCTGGGCCGTATGGCCGTGTACACCGACCCGGCGGGGGCGTACTTCTCGGCGTGGCAGCCGGGCACCCACCGCGGCTGGGAGGCCACGGCCGTGGCCGGCGCCGTCGGCTGGTCGGAGCTGTCCACCACGGACCTCGACGGGGTGAAGCCCTTCTACGCCGCGGTCCTGCCCGTGTCCCTGCGCGACATCGGCGACGACGTGACGCAGATGCCCTACACCCTCCTGGAGGTCGGCGGCCAGGCCGTCGCCGGGGCCATGGGCAGCGCCGACGGCACGTCACGCTGGGGCGTGTACTTCAACGTCGACGACGTCGACGCCACCGCCGACGCCGCAGTCGCCGCCGGGGCCACGGAGTTGTTCCGGCAGGACTCCCCCGCCGGCCGGATGGCCGGGCTCGTCGACCCGCAGGGCGGCGTGTTCTCGATCATCACCCCGGATCCGGACTTCCGGCCGTAG
- a CDS encoding SAM-dependent methyltransferase produces MTVADRLLRMFTLLLGEGPPLRVRGWDGSTAGPPDAPVVDIRSRQAIRRLVHEPNQLGLGRAYVAGELDVEGDIYDVLDTLSVISGRQVGAVDKASLLKEATLLGAIGKEPAPPPEEIHLAGAKHSRDRDKAAISSHYDAGNEFYRLLLGPSMVYSCAYWAGPDSSLEEAQRDKLALICKKLDLGPDSRLLDVGCGWGSLALHAAREHGTRVVGVTLSVEQLDLARARAAEAGLSDRVEFRLQDYRDVTDGPFDAISSVGMAEHVGDEMYTAYCARLYDLLRPGGRLLNHQISRHPSHPPSNPSFIASFVFPDGDLAPIGTTVDLIEGAGFEVHDTQSLREHYTTTLRAWSANLDAAWDRAVKLTGEGRARVWRLYMAATALSFRYGQIGVHQVLAVKRGPGGASGMPATRKAWLG; encoded by the coding sequence GTGACTGTTGCCGACCGGCTGCTGCGCATGTTCACGCTACTGCTGGGAGAGGGCCCGCCGTTGCGGGTCCGCGGGTGGGATGGTTCGACGGCCGGGCCTCCGGACGCCCCCGTCGTCGACATCCGGTCCCGGCAGGCCATCAGAAGACTCGTCCACGAACCCAACCAGCTCGGCCTGGGCCGCGCGTACGTGGCCGGCGAACTCGACGTCGAAGGCGACATCTACGACGTCCTGGACACCCTGTCGGTGATCAGCGGCCGGCAGGTCGGGGCCGTGGACAAGGCCTCCCTCCTCAAGGAGGCCACCCTCCTCGGGGCGATCGGCAAGGAACCGGCCCCGCCCCCGGAGGAGATCCACCTCGCGGGCGCCAAGCACAGCCGCGACCGCGACAAGGCCGCCATCAGTTCCCACTACGACGCCGGCAACGAGTTCTACCGCCTCCTGCTGGGCCCGTCGATGGTGTACTCGTGCGCCTACTGGGCCGGCCCCGACTCCAGCCTGGAGGAGGCCCAGCGCGACAAGTTGGCGCTGATCTGCAAGAAACTCGACCTGGGCCCCGACTCCCGACTCCTCGACGTCGGCTGCGGCTGGGGCTCACTCGCCCTGCACGCGGCCCGCGAACACGGCACCCGCGTCGTCGGCGTCACCCTGTCCGTCGAGCAGCTCGACCTCGCCAGGGCCCGCGCCGCCGAGGCCGGGCTCAGCGACCGGGTCGAGTTCCGGCTGCAGGACTACCGCGACGTCACCGACGGCCCGTTCGACGCCATCTCCAGCGTCGGCATGGCCGAACACGTCGGCGACGAGATGTACACCGCCTACTGCGCGCGCCTCTACGACCTGCTGCGGCCCGGCGGCCGGCTCCTCAACCACCAGATCTCCCGGCACCCGAGCCACCCGCCGAGCAACCCGTCGTTCATCGCCTCGTTCGTGTTCCCCGACGGGGACCTGGCCCCCATCGGCACCACCGTCGACCTGATCGAGGGCGCCGGGTTCGAGGTCCACGACACCCAGTCCCTCCGCGAGCACTACACCACCACCCTGCGGGCCTGGTCGGCGAACCTGGACGCCGCCTGGGACCGGGCCGTCAAACTCACCGGCGAGGGCCGCGCCCGGGTGTGGCGGCTGTACATGGCCGCCACCGCCCTGTCGTTCCGCTACGGCCAGATCGGCGTCCACCAGGTCCTCGCCGTCAAACGCGGCCCCGGCGGCGCCAGCGGCATGCCCGCCACCCGGAAGGCCTGGCTTGGGTGA
- a CDS encoding gluconokinase, with protein sequence MGNDTLLLVMGVSGSGKTTVGAMLAGRLRWRYAEADDFHPAANVARMAAGEPLTDTDRWPWLEAIAAWMDARRAAGEPAVVTCSALKRSYRDLLRAGRPQVALVYLRGNHDLIAARLLARHGHFFPDKLLASQFADLEEPGADEDPLVVDLHGTPDEIVDRIVAGLT encoded by the coding sequence ATGGGTAACGACACGCTGCTGCTGGTCATGGGGGTGTCCGGGAGCGGGAAGACGACGGTGGGGGCGATGCTCGCCGGCCGGCTGCGGTGGCGCTACGCGGAGGCCGACGACTTCCACCCGGCGGCGAACGTGGCGAGGATGGCGGCCGGGGAGCCACTGACCGACACCGACCGGTGGCCGTGGCTGGAGGCGATCGCCGCCTGGATGGACGCGCGCCGGGCGGCCGGCGAACCGGCGGTGGTGACGTGTTCGGCGTTGAAGCGTTCCTACCGCGACCTGCTGCGCGCCGGCCGCCCGCAGGTGGCGCTGGTGTACCTGCGCGGCAACCATGACCTCATCGCCGCGCGGCTGCTGGCCCGGCACGGGCACTTCTTTCCCGACAAGCTCCTGGCCAGCCAGTTCGCGGACCTGGAGGAACCCGGCGCCGACGAGGACCCGCTCGTCGTGGATCTGCACGGCACGCCCGATGAGATCGTCGACCGGATCGTCGCCGGCCTCACCTGA
- a CDS encoding GNAT family N-acetyltransferase: MLLTTVHDRADLAATFAADPALHAYELGDLDDHFWPYTTWYRLRGGHSVALLYTGAEFGPILLALSRPDRAAELRALVTELLPVLPRSFYAHVTGGAQDVLDNDYKVVDHGVHRKMALENFAPVTGEPTVTLTRADLADLRELYAAAYPDNSFDARMLDAGDYTGIRRDGRLVAVAGLHVRSTTRRIAAIGNVTTLPEVRGQGLAAVAVSALCTRLRETVEHIGLNVKADNTAAVGLYERLGFVTVSDYQEVSATAR; encoded by the coding sequence ATGCTGTTGACGACCGTGCACGACCGCGCAGACCTCGCCGCCACTTTCGCCGCAGATCCGGCGTTGCACGCCTACGAGCTCGGCGACCTCGACGACCACTTCTGGCCCTACACCACCTGGTACCGGCTGCGCGGCGGCCACAGCGTGGCCCTGCTCTACACGGGGGCGGAGTTCGGCCCGATCCTGCTGGCGCTGAGCCGACCCGACCGGGCGGCGGAACTACGCGCCCTCGTCACCGAGCTGCTGCCCGTGCTGCCCCGCAGCTTCTACGCGCACGTCACCGGCGGCGCCCAGGACGTGCTGGACAACGACTACAAGGTCGTCGACCACGGCGTACACCGGAAGATGGCTCTGGAGAACTTCGCCCCCGTCACCGGGGAGCCCACCGTCACGCTCACCCGCGCGGACCTCGCCGACCTGCGGGAACTGTACGCGGCGGCGTACCCGGACAACTCGTTCGACGCCCGGATGCTCGACGCCGGCGACTACACCGGGATCCGCCGCGACGGCCGGCTCGTCGCCGTCGCCGGCCTGCACGTGCGCTCGACCACCCGCAGGATCGCCGCGATCGGCAACGTCACCACCCTGCCCGAGGTGCGGGGCCAGGGCCTGGCGGCCGTCGCCGTGTCCGCGCTGTGCACCCGGCTGCGGGAGACCGTCGAGCACATCGGACTCAACGTGAAGGCCGACAACACCGCGGCCGTCGGCCTCTACGAACGTCTCGGATTCGTCACCGTCTCCGATTACCAGGAGGTCAGCGCCACGGCCCGGTGA
- a CDS encoding histidine phosphatase family protein, with product MGDIVLLRHGETAWSLAGRHTSTTDLPLTARGEEQAALVAPALAGWRFAAVWVSPRLRAHRSAHLAGLTPTAVEPDLAEWDYGDYEGVTTADIRAARPGWDLWRDGCPGGESPKEVGARLDRVLERARPLLADGDVAFVAHGHSLRVCGARWIDLPPSGGASLRLDTSTLSVLGYERDTPVLLRWNAPVG from the coding sequence TTGGGTGACATCGTGCTCCTGCGGCATGGCGAGACCGCCTGGAGCCTCGCCGGCCGGCACACGTCCACCACGGACCTGCCGTTGACGGCACGCGGCGAGGAGCAGGCGGCACTCGTGGCGCCCGCCCTCGCCGGGTGGCGCTTCGCCGCCGTGTGGGTGTCACCGCGGCTGCGCGCGCACCGCAGCGCCCACCTCGCCGGCCTGACCCCGACCGCGGTGGAACCCGACCTCGCCGAATGGGACTACGGCGACTACGAGGGCGTCACCACCGCCGACATCCGCGCGGCACGCCCCGGCTGGGACCTGTGGCGCGACGGCTGCCCCGGCGGGGAGTCCCCCAAGGAGGTGGGCGCGCGCCTCGACCGGGTCCTGGAGCGGGCCCGGCCGCTGCTCGCCGACGGGGACGTCGCGTTCGTGGCGCACGGGCACAGCCTGCGGGTGTGCGGGGCGCGGTGGATCGACCTGCCGCCGTCGGGGGGCGCGTCGCTGCGGTTGGACACGTCGACGCTGTCGGTCCTCGGGTACGAGCGCGACACGCCGGTGTTGTTGCGGTGGAACGCGCCGGTGGGGTGA